In Candidatus Binatia bacterium, a single genomic region encodes these proteins:
- a CDS encoding radical SAM protein produces the protein MIHAELTGHYRDDARYPAAMVNITNRCNLSCAHCFIYRDGNPNESPASVRDEMSDAAIIETLTGLRDRHGIATMLWMGGEPLLRHRLLEQGVRLFARNTVTTNGTVPLVDLGPDVLYVVSLDGPEDINDALRGQGTYRRVLRTLSRLPADFTCPVQVQCVVTKRNQDRLEELVEAVRATRAAWMTFSFYVPRAHDVSGDAWATNDERALAVREVMRLKARYPGFVRNSARSLELMLPPYVARVIAACPSQANVLPLWMDGDRFITPFCCYGNDVDCERCGAWVVFSLAAKLGIGELPAQFA, from the coding sequence ATGATTCACGCCGAACTGACCGGGCACTACCGCGACGATGCGCGTTACCCTGCTGCGATGGTGAACATCACCAATCGTTGCAACTTGTCCTGCGCCCACTGCTTCATCTACCGCGACGGCAATCCGAACGAGTCGCCAGCCTCGGTGCGCGACGAGATGAGCGACGCGGCCATCATCGAGACTCTCACTGGACTGCGCGATCGCCACGGGATCGCGACCATGCTCTGGATGGGAGGCGAGCCGCTGCTCCGGCACCGACTGCTGGAGCAGGGCGTTCGGTTGTTCGCCCGCAACACGGTTACGACCAACGGCACCGTGCCGCTGGTGGACCTGGGTCCCGACGTGCTCTATGTCGTGAGTCTCGACGGACCCGAGGATATCAACGACGCGCTGCGAGGGCAGGGGACATACCGCAGGGTGCTGCGCACACTGTCTCGGTTGCCGGCTGATTTCACCTGCCCCGTTCAGGTGCAGTGTGTCGTGACCAAGCGTAACCAGGACCGCTTGGAGGAACTGGTCGAAGCGGTGCGAGCAACGCGGGCCGCCTGGATGACGTTCTCTTTCTACGTGCCGCGCGCGCACGACGTGAGCGGTGATGCCTGGGCAACCAACGACGAGCGTGCGCTTGCGGTGCGTGAGGTGATGCGGTTGAAGGCGCGTTACCCTGGGTTTGTCCGCAACTCCGCCCGCAGCCTGGAACTCATGCTGCCGCCGTACGTCGCACGGGTCATCGCCGCCTGCCCGTCGCAGGCGAATGTCTTGCCCCTGTGGATGGACGGGGACCGGTTCATCACGCCCTTCTGCTGCTACGGCAACGACGTCGACTGCGAGCGCTGTGGCGCCTGGGTGGTTTTCAGCCTGGCCGCAAAGCTCGGCATCGGCGAATTACCGGCGCAATTTGCGTGA
- a CDS encoding molybdopterin-dependent oxidoreductase has translation MSQIKGQWADTYRKKWTWDNVTWGSHSVDCYPGGCPWRVYAKDGKVIREEQAGVFTPIEAGVPDMNPMGCQKGACWSDLLHAPDRVTQPLKRVGERGEGKFKPVSWDEALNDIADGMLDAIKDQGPESIITLMTPEFAASAARLFSDALGTPTTDGNAEFQDFSPGFHLTFGLYNPVSSMDDWFLAELTLIWHANPVYTNIHWYHYVAESRYNGGEVVTIAPDYSPSAIHADYHLPVRIGSDAALALSMCKVIIDGGLYNKQFVQEQTDLPLLVRKDTGRFLRGTDLADDDRDEQFFWADGHSGVVTPAPRHTLASTGVNPALEGTYSVMLKDGNMVEVEPVFERLRRHLDNYTPEEAGKICDIHPDNIRKLARKVATRKTKIFIGWNSGKYYHGDLMERSMALLLALTGNWGKKGTGTRSWAAAGWDGMAFMSDKGVAGQEAARMAHQARTLMRRMLTMDDPTRTLEMITNHISAMNPELGGFGAMIPPAFLWYYQYGYKDRWNDPNNNDPSMKRSFDEYVNEAMEKGWFGPHCSRVYQEVEPRVLFEAGGNMLRRQRGGQKLLLEHLWPKLKLIVSVDFRLNTTGMYSDYILPAAQHYEKVHMSMPSVHHLNWVLADRAVPPPGEARCEHDIGIMILEAIERRAAARGMTEFTDRKGTPRSLVGMVAKYTLNGELRDEERFYDESVRDNAVYGILPEGTTLETLREKGYVRWVGWGLAGHGESQASTIKADEVHNPLRWHTEDKVPYATLVRRAQFYIDHEWFLEAGEELPTHKDTPPHGGPNRRFQMTSGHNRWSIHSMNMTNRNLLNTHRGEPFVFINDKDAVSLAITNGDQVKLTSDVGEFIVQAKITPACRPGQVIVYNGFEPFMHKNWYGQADVEPGHVKHLGFAGGYGHLTYRPTSWQPIPADRAVRVDVVKMG, from the coding sequence ATGTCACAGATTAAGGGGCAGTGGGCCGACACGTATCGAAAGAAGTGGACGTGGGACAACGTCACCTGGGGGAGCCACTCGGTCGATTGCTATCCGGGCGGCTGTCCGTGGCGGGTGTATGCGAAGGACGGCAAGGTCATCCGCGAGGAGCAGGCGGGCGTGTTCACCCCGATCGAGGCCGGTGTGCCTGACATGAACCCCATGGGCTGCCAGAAAGGCGCGTGCTGGAGCGATCTCCTGCATGCTCCCGACCGGGTTACACAGCCGCTGAAGCGCGTCGGTGAACGCGGCGAGGGCAAGTTCAAACCCGTCTCCTGGGACGAGGCGCTGAACGATATCGCCGACGGGATGCTCGACGCCATCAAGGACCAAGGCCCCGAGTCGATCATCACGCTGATGACGCCGGAGTTTGCCGCCAGCGCCGCCCGGCTCTTCAGCGACGCCCTCGGCACGCCGACGACCGACGGCAACGCCGAGTTCCAGGACTTCAGCCCCGGCTTCCACCTCACGTTTGGCCTGTACAATCCGGTCTCCTCGATGGACGACTGGTTTCTCGCGGAGCTTACGCTGATCTGGCACGCCAACCCGGTGTACACCAATATCCATTGGTACCACTACGTGGCCGAGTCGCGGTACAACGGCGGTGAGGTCGTCACGATTGCGCCGGATTACAGCCCCTCGGCCATTCACGCCGACTACCACTTGCCGGTCCGCATCGGCAGCGACGCGGCGCTGGCCCTGTCGATGTGCAAGGTGATCATCGACGGCGGCCTCTACAACAAGCAGTTCGTGCAGGAGCAGACGGATCTGCCGCTGCTCGTCCGCAAGGACACCGGCCGATTCCTGCGCGGCACGGATCTCGCCGACGACGATCGCGACGAGCAGTTCTTCTGGGCCGACGGCCACTCCGGCGTCGTGACGCCCGCCCCACGCCACACGTTGGCATCCACCGGCGTGAACCCCGCGCTCGAAGGGACCTATAGCGTGATGCTCAAGGACGGGAATATGGTCGAGGTCGAGCCGGTGTTCGAGCGGCTGCGGCGGCACCTGGACAACTACACGCCGGAGGAGGCTGGCAAGATCTGCGACATCCACCCGGACAACATCCGCAAGCTCGCCCGTAAGGTCGCCACACGCAAGACCAAGATCTTCATCGGCTGGAATTCGGGTAAGTATTACCACGGCGATCTGATGGAGCGCTCGATGGCGTTGCTCCTCGCCCTGACAGGTAACTGGGGTAAGAAGGGCACGGGCACGCGTTCGTGGGCCGCGGCGGGCTGGGATGGCATGGCGTTCATGTCGGACAAAGGCGTGGCGGGGCAGGAGGCCGCGCGCATGGCGCATCAGGCGCGCACCCTCATGCGGCGCATGCTCACCATGGACGATCCGACCCGCACCCTGGAGATGATCACCAACCACATCTCGGCGATGAACCCCGAGCTGGGCGGCTTCGGCGCCATGATCCCGCCGGCGTTCCTCTGGTACTACCAGTACGGTTACAAGGACCGCTGGAACGATCCCAACAACAACGACCCGTCAATGAAGCGTAGCTTCGACGAGTACGTGAACGAGGCCATGGAGAAAGGCTGGTTTGGTCCGCACTGCTCGCGGGTGTATCAAGAGGTCGAGCCGCGGGTGCTGTTCGAGGCGGGCGGCAACATGTTGCGCCGCCAGCGAGGCGGACAGAAGTTGCTCCTCGAACATCTCTGGCCAAAACTCAAGCTGATTGTGTCGGTGGACTTTCGCCTCAACACCACCGGCATGTACTCCGACTACATTTTGCCGGCCGCGCAGCACTACGAGAAGGTCCACATGAGCATGCCGTCGGTGCACCACCTGAACTGGGTGCTGGCCGACCGCGCCGTGCCGCCTCCGGGAGAGGCGCGCTGCGAGCATGACATCGGCATCATGATTCTGGAGGCGATCGAACGGCGCGCCGCGGCCCGCGGCATGACGGAGTTCACCGATCGCAAGGGGACACCTCGCTCGCTGGTCGGCATGGTGGCAAAGTACACGCTCAACGGCGAGCTGCGCGACGAGGAGCGCTTTTACGATGAGTCCGTGCGGGACAACGCGGTCTACGGTATTTTGCCCGAGGGCACGACTCTCGAAACGCTGCGCGAGAAAGGGTACGTGCGCTGGGTAGGCTGGGGCCTTGCGGGTCACGGGGAGTCGCAGGCCTCGACCATCAAGGCGGACGAAGTGCACAACCCGTTACGCTGGCACACCGAGGACAAGGTCCCGTACGCCACGCTTGTTCGCCGGGCCCAGTTCTACATCGATCACGAGTGGTTCCTCGAGGCCGGAGAGGAGCTGCCGACCCACAAGGACACGCCACCGCACGGCGGGCCCAACCGCCGCTTCCAGATGACCAGCGGTCACAACCGCTGGTCGATCCACTCGATGAACATGACCAACCGCAACCTGCTCAACACCCACCGCGGCGAGCCGTTCGTCTTCATCAACGACAAGGACGCGGTCAGTCTCGCTATCACCAATGGTGATCAGGTAAAGCTCACCAGCGACGTGGGCGAATTCATCGTGCAGGCGAAGATCACGCCGGCCTGCCGGCCGGGCCAGGTGATCGTCTACAACGGCTTCGAGCCGTTCATGCACAAGAACTGGTACGGCCAGGCCGACGTCGAGCCCGGCCACGTGAAGCATCTCGGCTTTGCGGGAGGCTACGGGCATCTGACGTACCGCCCAACCTCGTGGCAGCCTATACCAGCTGACCGCGCCGTGCGGGTGGATGTGGTGAAGATGGGGTGA
- a CDS encoding type II toxin-antitoxin system Phd/YefM family antitoxin, whose amino-acid sequence MRAFKISEFKAKCLAIVDQVDRTGEPVTILKRGRAVARLVPAASGDRYPQDSLAGTVEILGDVVSPVLPERAWEALRPARRRTRR is encoded by the coding sequence ATGCGAGCCTTCAAGATCTCGGAGTTCAAGGCCAAGTGTCTGGCCATCGTCGACCAGGTCGATCGCACGGGGGAACCGGTCACCATCCTCAAGCGTGGGCGCGCTGTGGCCCGACTGGTGCCGGCGGCCAGTGGCGATCGCTATCCGCAAGACTCCCTGGCGGGTACCGTGGAGATCCTTGGTGACGTGGTGTCGCCCGTGCTGCCCGAGCGGGCGTGGGAGGCGCTGCGACCGGCCCGACGGCGGACACGGCGGTGA
- a CDS encoding type II toxin-antitoxin system VapC family toxin produces MKFVLDTHVLLWWFERDSLPAAYRRIMRRATATQPLWVSDITLWEIATLLTLGRIRLSLPLRDWLDRATAAPLVMRHGISPAVAAEVASLPSTFHRDPADRIIVATTRVLGATLLTADQRIVTSGLVPTVS; encoded by the coding sequence GTGAAGTTCGTTCTCGACACGCACGTCTTGCTCTGGTGGTTCGAGCGAGACTCATTGCCCGCGGCCTACCGTCGCATCATGCGTCGCGCCACGGCAACCCAGCCGCTGTGGGTATCGGATATCACGTTGTGGGAAATCGCCACGCTGCTCACGCTCGGCCGAATCCGTCTCAGCTTGCCGCTCCGGGACTGGCTTGACCGAGCCACCGCTGCCCCCTTGGTGATGCGCCACGGCATCTCGCCGGCAGTGGCTGCGGAAGTCGCCAGCTTGCCGTCCACATTCCACCGCGACCCTGCCGACCGTATTATCGTCGCCACGACGCGTGTGCTTGGGGCCACCCTGCTCACCGCGGATCAGCGCATCGTCACGTCTGGCTTGGTGCCGACAGTCTCGTAG